Proteins from a genomic interval of Paenibacillus sp. FSL R5-0623:
- a CDS encoding methyl-accepting chemotaxis protein: MSIGTKISLIVISIFIVFSSAVAISVIMEMRQGITTFATEKAKRDLAMANHIITYKHPGDWAIKDGQLFKGDTALEGNFELVDEIGEASGDTVTIFRGDERVATNVMVDGERAVGTKVSDEVAQTVLQQGEKYFGEAVVVGQKYQTAYEPIKNASGDIIGIFYVGASQSLIDVIISSFLKTFLIVFLLAMLVAITLILLYVRRVRVRIERVSVAIKRAGTGDFTQPVVDNIQDEIGMLGTGYNEMRSNLQVIIQGGLQAAEKAEHSTGLLLKIADQTAKESAQIASSVEQVAHGADSQTISTEENLQAMEEVAIGVQRMADKASSISDSALYSRKQAETGGEAVQLTVQQMSTIESSVTTTDEVIRMLEGKSAQISQMVSAIHEIANQTNLLALNASIEAARAGEHGRGFAVVSTEVRKLAEQAGDSSDRIEELVEAMEQDMQQSLSAMSRVKDEVQEGLRLTRETEQNFSLIRDTNLRIATEIEDMAATSEEMSAGVEQIVASVHEIARHAQTASTHSQQAAGSVHEQLKSVEQIKASAAILSDVSTELQTSLSPFKI; the protein is encoded by the coding sequence ATGAGCATCGGAACCAAAATCAGTTTGATCGTTATCAGTATATTTATCGTCTTCTCCTCAGCCGTGGCGATAAGTGTAATCATGGAGATGAGACAGGGGATTACGACGTTCGCTACAGAGAAGGCGAAGCGAGATCTGGCGATGGCGAATCATATCATTACATATAAGCATCCAGGAGACTGGGCCATTAAGGACGGACAATTATTCAAGGGAGATACCGCGCTGGAAGGCAACTTTGAACTGGTGGATGAGATTGGAGAAGCTTCTGGTGACACCGTGACGATCTTCCGAGGTGATGAACGTGTCGCAACGAATGTCATGGTGGATGGAGAGCGAGCTGTAGGCACAAAGGTGTCGGACGAGGTCGCCCAGACCGTTTTGCAGCAAGGGGAAAAATACTTCGGTGAAGCCGTGGTTGTGGGTCAGAAATATCAGACGGCCTATGAACCAATCAAGAACGCATCTGGAGACATTATTGGAATTTTCTATGTGGGTGCTTCTCAATCGTTAATTGATGTGATTATCTCCTCGTTCCTCAAGACATTCCTGATCGTATTCCTGCTTGCAATGTTGGTCGCAATTACCCTGATCCTGCTGTACGTTCGCAGGGTGAGAGTAAGAATCGAGCGGGTATCTGTGGCGATTAAACGTGCGGGGACGGGCGATTTCACACAGCCAGTTGTGGACAACATCCAAGACGAGATTGGCATGCTAGGTACGGGATACAATGAGATGAGAAGTAATCTCCAGGTCATCATTCAAGGCGGACTTCAAGCTGCGGAGAAAGCAGAGCATTCGACTGGACTGCTACTCAAGATTGCGGATCAAACGGCCAAAGAATCGGCGCAGATTGCATCCTCCGTTGAACAAGTGGCGCACGGAGCCGATAGTCAGACGATCAGTACAGAAGAAAATCTGCAGGCCATGGAAGAAGTGGCTATAGGTGTACAACGTATGGCGGACAAGGCCTCCAGCATCTCGGACTCTGCCTTGTATTCACGCAAACAGGCAGAAACCGGAGGTGAAGCGGTGCAACTTACCGTTCAGCAGATGTCTACAATTGAATCTTCCGTTACCACAACGGATGAAGTCATTCGTATGCTGGAAGGGAAGTCGGCACAGATTAGCCAGATGGTTTCCGCCATTCATGAGATTGCAAATCAAACGAATCTACTTGCCCTCAATGCATCCATTGAAGCGGCAAGAGCAGGGGAGCATGGCAGAGGATTTGCCGTCGTATCTACCGAGGTTCGTAAACTGGCTGAACAAGCTGGAGACTCTTCAGATCGTATTGAAGAACTGGTCGAAGCCATGGAACAAGATATGCAGCAATCGCTATCGGCCATGTCGAGAGTGAAGGACGAAGTACAGGAAGGACTGCGCTTGACCCGGGAAACGGAGCAAAACTTCAGCCTGATCCGGGATACAAACCTGCGTATTGCTACAGAGATTGAGGACATGGCTGCGACGAGTGAAGAGATGTCCGCAGGCGTGGAACAGATCGTGGCTTCCGTACATGAGATCGCTCGCCATGCACAGACGGCCAGTACCCATTCACAACAGGCGGCGGGTTCAGTGCACGAACAGCTCAAGTCGGTAGAGCAGATCAAGGCATCTGCGGCTATTTTGTCTGATGTGTCGACAGAGCTGCAGACCTCACT
- a CDS encoding NADP-dependent oxidoreductase, producing the protein MHTSKMKAIQIHQYGGPDTLQFEQEVHKPQPAAGEVLVRIQYAGAIPLDWKIRNGWLQDVFVKSLPYTPGTAMSGIVETVGEGVDTFQSGDRVFGNVKGSYAEYGMAPTQDLVHMPDDLSFEDAATIKGGAEAAWKALFTEGELEAEQTVLIHAAAGGVGQFAVQLAKWKGAHVIATASGANVDFVASLGADQVIDYKTALFEELVSHVDLVVEAVGGEIEDRSWSVLKPGGKLVSLTQLPSAEKAAKYGVTAKFNSKFPTSEDLYTIAQLIANGSLRSEIDSIFPLSEANQAHAKSEARHGRGRILLDIRSV; encoded by the coding sequence ATGCATACATCTAAAATGAAAGCTATTCAAATTCATCAATACGGAGGACCCGATACATTACAGTTCGAACAGGAAGTCCATAAGCCCCAGCCAGCTGCCGGCGAAGTTCTGGTACGCATTCAGTATGCTGGAGCCATTCCACTGGACTGGAAGATTCGTAACGGCTGGTTGCAGGACGTGTTTGTCAAAAGTCTGCCATATACACCCGGAACGGCCATGTCTGGCATCGTTGAAACCGTGGGAGAAGGTGTCGATACCTTTCAGTCGGGAGATCGTGTTTTTGGTAATGTGAAGGGTAGTTATGCCGAGTATGGTATGGCCCCTACTCAGGATTTGGTGCATATGCCAGACGACCTGAGTTTTGAGGATGCTGCGACCATTAAAGGCGGAGCTGAAGCTGCATGGAAAGCACTGTTCACCGAAGGTGAGTTGGAAGCCGAGCAAACCGTTCTGATCCACGCTGCTGCGGGCGGTGTCGGACAATTCGCGGTGCAGCTGGCAAAATGGAAAGGCGCTCATGTTATTGCTACCGCGTCTGGTGCCAATGTTGATTTTGTTGCTTCATTGGGTGCCGATCAAGTGATTGATTACAAGACAGCCTTGTTTGAAGAGCTGGTAAGCCATGTAGATCTGGTTGTTGAAGCTGTTGGTGGAGAGATTGAAGATCGCTCATGGAGTGTTCTGAAACCTGGGGGTAAACTGGTATCGTTAACTCAACTGCCTTCTGCCGAAAAAGCAGCGAAGTATGGCGTTACAGCCAAGTTTAATTCCAAATTCCCGACATCAGAGGATCTGTACACAATCGCTCAGCTAATCGCTAACGGTTCCCTCCGTTCAGAGATTGATTCCATCTTCCCTTTAAGTGAAGCGAATCAAGCACATGCCAAAAGTGAGGCCAGACATGGACGAGGCCGGATTTTGCTGGATATTCGCTCCGTCTAA
- a CDS encoding MarR family winged helix-turn-helix transcriptional regulator yields the protein MMTAKDDFKKPDNFQELNNEEFSAVAQYPISFSIFALARSHKGLAAQLIRDTGLFPGQEIMLMQLYAQDHQSQNSLGRTLRLDHSTVAKSVRRLEDAGLVTRSRSKTDGRVTIVSLTESGRALEDQVNNAWRLVEQITTAGLSDEEKNLLLSLSQKIAAQIDSSLS from the coding sequence ATGATGACAGCCAAAGATGATTTCAAAAAGCCTGATAATTTTCAGGAATTAAATAATGAGGAATTCAGTGCAGTAGCGCAATACCCCATCAGCTTTAGCATTTTTGCTCTGGCACGCTCTCACAAGGGGCTTGCTGCGCAGTTGATTCGGGATACCGGGCTTTTTCCCGGTCAAGAGATTATGCTGATGCAGTTATATGCCCAAGACCATCAATCCCAAAACTCTCTGGGTCGCACCCTTCGCCTGGACCACTCAACCGTAGCCAAGTCTGTTCGCCGTCTGGAAGATGCCGGTCTCGTTACTCGGAGTCGGTCCAAAACAGATGGACGGGTGACCATTGTATCCCTGACAGAATCCGGACGCGCACTGGAGGATCAAGTGAATAACGCTTGGCGCCTAGTGGAGCAGATCACCACAGCTGGTCTCTCCGATGAAGAGAAGAACTTGCTTTTATCTCTTTCACAGAAAATTGCTGCACAGATTGATTCATCTCTATCCTAA